In Sphingobacterium thalpophilum, a genomic segment contains:
- a CDS encoding DUF4293 domain-containing protein has translation MIQRIQTVYLLIAGLVIFGLFLFPYVNYSDLVGLGKNVKVTGVYSVAAGQSVHEGGFGYILQTVVTVLLGGLPLFTIFKFKKRKVQLLLIWVEIVAIILFAIWLYSSASTHLATVSQFLGAGNIGVGFFLLPISIIFCALAMGGVRKDEKLIRSADRLRA, from the coding sequence ATGATTCAACGTATCCAAACTGTTTATTTGCTGATAGCAGGATTAGTCATATTTGGCTTGTTTCTATTTCCCTATGTTAATTATAGCGATTTAGTGGGTTTAGGAAAGAATGTGAAGGTGACTGGTGTGTATAGTGTTGCTGCTGGCCAGTCTGTACATGAGGGGGGATTTGGTTATATTCTCCAGACCGTGGTGACCGTGTTATTGGGAGGACTTCCGCTATTTACGATATTTAAATTTAAAAAGCGTAAAGTTCAACTTTTGCTTATATGGGTGGAGATTGTGGCAATTATCTTATTTGCAATCTGGTTATACTCGTCTGCAAGTACTCATCTTGCCACCGTGAGCCAGTTTTTAGGTGCCGGGAATATCGGGGTAGGTTTCTTTTTGTTGCCAATTTCGATTATTTTCTGTGCGTTAGCGATGGGTGGAGTACGTAAAGATGAAAAGTTGATCCGATCTGCCGATCGATTGCGAGCATAA
- the ung gene encoding uracil-DNA glycosylase, translated as MEKQYDDSWAPVLKPLFGQPYMKQLSTFVQEERQKTKVFPPADLVMNAFKLTPLDQVKVVILGQDPYHNDGQAHGLSFSVPEGIALPPSLKNIFKELQDDIPGFVEPRAGDLTYWAKQGVLLLNATLTVQAHLAGSHQKKGWEIFTDSIIYAISERCEHVVFLLWGSYAQKKSVLIDAKKHLVLTAVHPSPLSVYRGFFGSKHFSRANQYLMEHDKTPIDWRLI; from the coding sequence ATGGAAAAGCAATACGATGATTCTTGGGCTCCTGTGCTAAAGCCTTTGTTTGGTCAACCCTATATGAAACAACTGTCTACTTTTGTGCAAGAAGAGCGTCAGAAAACGAAAGTGTTTCCACCGGCAGATCTGGTGATGAATGCTTTTAAGCTGACGCCATTGGACCAGGTAAAAGTAGTTATCTTAGGGCAGGATCCTTACCATAATGATGGGCAGGCACATGGCTTGTCTTTCTCTGTGCCAGAAGGGATTGCTTTGCCGCCATCCTTAAAAAATATCTTTAAGGAATTGCAAGACGATATACCCGGTTTTGTTGAGCCGCGTGCTGGCGATTTGACCTATTGGGCCAAACAGGGTGTACTGTTGTTAAATGCGACATTGACAGTGCAGGCGCATCTGGCAGGTTCCCATCAAAAGAAAGGTTGGGAGATTTTTACAGATAGTATTATTTATGCCATTTCGGAGCGTTGTGAACATGTCGTATTTCTGTTGTGGGGAAGTTATGCCCAAAAGAAAAGTGTGCTCATCGATGCGAAGAAGCATCTTGTGCTAACGGCGGTTCATCCATCACCGTTGTCTGTCTATCGTGGTTTTTTTGGTAGTAAGCATTTTTCACGTGCAAACCAGTATTTGATGGAACATGATAAAACCCCAATTGATTGGCGCCTGATTTAA
- a CDS encoding Lrp/AsnC family transcriptional regulator: MPFAPDKTDLKILKLLQENGRITNLQLASSIGLSPAPTLERVRKLENSGFIKSYHAFVDEEKLGLGIKSFIQISLDFHTHNAIPEFVAAVKMIPEVTECHHVTGNCDFILKVYVKDIKAYEGVIMEKISKIPFVKTFQTMMIMSTSKKEPIIPLEY; encoded by the coding sequence ATGCCCTTTGCACCGGATAAAACAGATTTAAAAATTCTTAAACTATTACAAGAGAATGGTCGTATAACTAATTTGCAACTCGCATCTAGCATCGGACTATCTCCCGCACCAACTTTAGAGCGTGTGCGAAAACTGGAAAACTCTGGCTTCATCAAAAGTTACCATGCTTTTGTAGACGAGGAGAAACTGGGACTTGGAATCAAATCGTTTATCCAGATCTCACTCGATTTCCATACACATAACGCTATCCCTGAGTTTGTTGCTGCTGTCAAAATGATACCCGAGGTAACCGAATGCCACCACGTTACAGGCAATTGTGATTTCATCCTCAAGGTTTACGTAAAAGATATTAAAGCTTATGAAGGCGTCATCATGGAAAAAATCTCCAAAATACCTTTTGTAAAGACATTCCAAACCATGATGATTATGTCAACCAGCAAAAAAGAGCCAATTATTCCTTTAGAATATTAA
- the sufB gene encoding Fe-S cluster assembly protein SufB produces MSTKDDDLLKELELEEYKYGFTTDIEMEIAAKGLTEDTVRFISAKKNEPEWLLEWRLKAFRHFLTLRMPTWQNFKAPEIDFQEISYYAAPKAKPQLNSMDEVDPELIATFEKLGIPLDEQKVLAGVVAVDAVFDSVSVKTTFREKLKEQGVIFCSFGEAVQEHPDLVKKYLGTVVPQTDNIYAALNSAVFSDGSFVYVPKGVRCPMELSTYFRINAQNTGQFERTLIIADEGAYVSYLEGCTAPMRDENQLHAAVVELIAERDADIKYSTVQNWYPGDKDGKGGIYNFVTKRGICKGDNSKISWTQVETGSAITWKYPGVILKGDNSIGEFYSVAMTRNYQVADTGTKMVHLGKNTKSKIISKGISAGKSHNSYRGLVKIGPNADNSRNFTQCDSLLIGDKCGAHTFPYIENRNKTAKLEHEATTSKIGEDQVFYLNQRGIDSEKAVGLIVNGYAKEVLNQLPMEFAVEAQKLLAISLEGSVG; encoded by the coding sequence ATGAGTACTAAAGACGACGATTTGTTAAAAGAGCTGGAGCTCGAAGAATATAAATACGGGTTCACGACAGATATCGAAATGGAAATTGCAGCCAAAGGCCTTACTGAGGATACGGTTCGTTTTATTTCGGCAAAAAAGAATGAACCTGAATGGCTATTGGAATGGAGATTAAAAGCTTTCCGTCATTTCTTGACGTTAAGAATGCCTACTTGGCAGAATTTCAAAGCTCCTGAAATTGATTTTCAAGAGATTTCCTATTATGCAGCCCCAAAAGCAAAACCACAGCTTAATTCGATGGATGAGGTTGACCCTGAGTTGATTGCTACCTTTGAAAAACTGGGGATTCCTTTGGATGAGCAAAAAGTATTGGCAGGAGTTGTGGCGGTAGATGCTGTCTTTGACTCGGTATCTGTCAAAACAACGTTTCGTGAGAAATTAAAAGAACAAGGTGTTATTTTCTGTTCATTTGGTGAGGCCGTGCAAGAGCATCCTGACCTGGTGAAAAAATATTTGGGTACAGTGGTTCCACAGACGGATAACATTTATGCAGCGTTGAATTCTGCAGTATTTTCGGATGGATCCTTTGTTTATGTTCCAAAAGGTGTTAGATGTCCAATGGAATTATCTACCTACTTCCGTATCAATGCACAGAATACCGGACAATTTGAACGCACGTTGATCATTGCAGATGAGGGAGCTTATGTTTCTTATTTGGAGGGATGTACTGCACCTATGCGTGATGAAAACCAGCTGCATGCTGCGGTAGTAGAATTGATTGCCGAACGCGATGCTGATATTAAATATTCTACCGTGCAAAACTGGTACCCTGGTGATAAAGATGGAAAAGGTGGTATTTATAACTTTGTAACCAAGCGTGGAATCTGTAAAGGTGATAACAGTAAAATCTCCTGGACACAGGTAGAAACTGGTTCTGCAATTACATGGAAATACCCTGGTGTGATTTTAAAGGGTGATAACTCTATTGGCGAGTTTTACTCTGTGGCCATGACACGTAATTATCAGGTAGCTGATACAGGAACGAAGATGGTTCATTTGGGTAAAAACACGAAATCTAAAATTATTTCTAAAGGTATTTCTGCCGGTAAGAGCCACAACAGTTATAGAGGTTTAGTGAAAATCGGCCCAAATGCAGACAACTCACGTAACTTTACCCAATGTGATTCCTTATTGATCGGTGATAAATGTGGGGCACATACATTCCCTTATATCGAAAATAGAAATAAGACAGCCAAATTAGAGCATGAGGCGACTACTTCCAAAATCGGTGAGGACCAAGTATTCTATTTGAATCAACGTGGTATCGATTCTGAGAAAGCTGTTGGTTTAATTGTCAACGGGTATGCAAAGGAAGTATTAAATCAATTGCCGATGGAGTTTGCTGTAGAGGCTCAAAAATTATTGGCAATTTCATTAGAAGGTTCAGTAGGATAG